Within the Thermodesulfobacteriota bacterium genome, the region ATCGACTCCGGTTGCTCTCTACCTGAAAAAAGATATCTGCATATAATAAGGACTAGCCGGGCGCTCCGGGCTTGTTCAACCACCGGATAAGATCGTGGCTACGCACGATCTATCCTTGTTCGTTATATAAACTGCTTGGTTTTACCCCCTACTGATATATTGACATTTTTCTGTTCAATTTCAAACAACTTCTTAGAAAGCCCTGCCTGCTTATGATCATTCAGAATTAAAACCATCTTTAAGCCTACAGCCTCTACAATGATAATCTGCCGGTTTCATAAGAAGTCTTTTGTGAGCGACCTGCGATCATTTTGGGGAACAAGGGTTCACCGGCCTGAGCGTGATACCGGAATCGGTATAGAATTTCTCGCTGCCTGAGGGTGAAGTCCGGACATTTTTAGAGATATTGGACAGCCCGAGTTCGAGAAATTCAGCGAAGGGCGGTGAACCCGCCCAAAATGATCGGGGAGCGAACAAAACGGCTTCTTATGAAACCTTCCGCATAAAAAAATGGCTATGTAAAAAGGTCAAGATCAAGGCGCGTAAGCCCCGAGGGATGCAGCGTACTTTTAGTACGTGAAATTCCGAGGGGTGACGCGCAACGCCGATATTGGCCTTTTTACATAGCCATTACCAGTTCATGCGCTGGGGCACGCCCCGCGAGTGCAGATATTCCTTAATCCCGGGAATGGTGTAAGTGCCGTAGTGGACCATGGAAGCAATCAAGGCGGCGTCGGCCCGGCCTTGGGTCAGGACGTCGTAAAGATGGACCGGTTCGCCGGCGCCGCCGGAGGCGATGACCGGGATGGTGACGCTGGTGGAGATCAGGCGGGTCAGCTCGATGTCATACCCCTGGCGCACGCCGTCGGCGTCAATGGAATTGAGGCAGATCTCGCCGGCGCCCCGGCGCTGGCCTTCTCTGGCCCACCACAGGGCGTCGATGCCGGTGTAGGTGCGGCCGCCGTTGATGACGATTTCAAAACCCGACGGGGTGGCCTCGCACCTTTCCACGCGCTTGACG harbors:
- the hisF gene encoding imidazole glycerol phosphate synthase subunit HisF, with the protein product MLSKRIIPCLDVREGRTTKGIKFQNNVDIGDPVEMARIYYESGADEIVFYDITASHEKRNLMIDVVRAVAETIFIPFSVGGGIRTVQDMRDTLLAGAEKVSVNSAAVRNPDIINEGAEKFGSQCVVLGMDVKRVERCEATPSGFEIVINGGRTYTGIDALWWAREGQRRGAGEICLNSIDADGVRQGYDIELTRLISTSVTIPVIASGGAGEPVHLYDVLTQGRADAALIASMVHYGTYTIPGIKEYLHSRGVPQRMNW